A genomic segment from Pelotomaculum isophthalicicum JI encodes:
- a CDS encoding HlyD family secretion protein, producing the protein METKPKTLFNKFNYFAVVIKRKKLLLGFIALVLITLTAYFVTSSRGKTSENYLTDTVKKSTVTSTISATGTIEPVSTVSLSFENSEVIKNIYVKVGDHVTTGQLLAEQATDNLEADVIQASASLKGASAKLKLQQNGSTQEDLEKAAADVQMNQGSYDLAKSTLARYQQLYQEGAISKADLDKYNSDLISAEGKLKQAEQSLKSLQAGNRAEDIEAAAADVESSNAKLKLAQNSLSGAKMYCSIDGIVSEVNGAVGQRASANNNSTSGGGFMTVISEALQLKSQVNEADIGKTVIGQKVEFTVNSYPNKTFTGKVSSIAPQATTVSNVQLYEVYVIPDENYKELKAGMPANVNIIVERHENTLTISKGAVTYAASYLSKTKQTNVSSSTGNKQVNSQSDINNTEDPSSTTSYQEQQTVVLVMNNSGGPAPKQVVLGLSDLKNYEVVRGLNEGETVVVGALNESTTTTTTNSNSKSNSNSMPMMGGPPPGR; encoded by the coding sequence TTGGAAACTAAACCTAAGACTCTTTTTAATAAATTTAATTACTTCGCAGTGGTTATAAAAAGAAAAAAGCTGCTTTTAGGTTTTATCGCACTCGTATTAATTACGCTGACAGCATATTTTGTGACGAGCAGCCGCGGGAAAACGTCCGAGAATTACCTGACTGATACCGTTAAAAAAAGCACGGTCACCAGCACCATTTCAGCCACCGGAACAATCGAACCAGTGAGCACGGTTTCCCTGAGCTTTGAAAATTCTGAGGTAATTAAAAATATTTATGTAAAAGTCGGAGATCACGTAACTACCGGCCAACTGCTGGCCGAGCAGGCCACAGACAACTTAGAGGCTGATGTCATTCAAGCTTCAGCTAGCTTAAAGGGAGCTTCTGCCAAGCTGAAACTCCAACAAAATGGCTCCACTCAGGAAGATTTGGAAAAAGCCGCGGCAGATGTACAAATGAACCAGGGAAGCTACGACCTGGCCAAATCTACTTTAGCTCGCTACCAGCAGCTATATCAGGAAGGCGCAATTTCCAAAGCCGATCTTGACAAGTACAACTCGGACCTTATTAGCGCGGAGGGCAAATTGAAACAAGCTGAACAGTCCTTAAAATCACTGCAAGCCGGCAATCGTGCAGAGGATATCGAAGCGGCCGCCGCTGATGTGGAAAGCAGCAACGCAAAATTAAAACTGGCTCAAAACAGTCTATCCGGGGCTAAAATGTACTGTTCCATCGACGGCATTGTCAGCGAGGTTAACGGCGCGGTTGGCCAGCGGGCCTCAGCCAATAACAACAGCACCAGCGGGGGCGGGTTCATGACTGTCATCTCGGAAGCGCTGCAGTTAAAGTCCCAGGTTAACGAAGCCGACATCGGTAAAACCGTTATCGGACAAAAGGTTGAATTCACAGTGAACTCCTATCCTAACAAAACATTTACCGGGAAAGTAAGCAGCATCGCCCCTCAGGCAACTACGGTTTCCAATGTCCAACTTTATGAAGTATATGTAATTCCGGACGAAAACTATAAAGAGCTTAAAGCAGGGATGCCGGCCAATGTTAACATAATCGTTGAAAGGCATGAAAATACCCTTACCATTTCCAAAGGCGCTGTTACCTATGCCGCTAGTTATTTGAGCAAAACAAAGCAAACCAACGTTTCAAGCTCCACGGGAAATAAGCAAGTAAACAGTCAATCGGATATTAATAACACTGAGGACCCAAGTTCAACAACAAGCTACCAGGAACAGCAGACTGTGGTGCTTGTTATGAACAACTCCGGTGGTCCCGCGCCGAAACAGGTTGTATTGGGTTTATCGGACTTAAAAAATTACGAAGTTGTGCGTGGTTTAAACGAAGGTGAAACGGTGGTGGTTGGCGCTTTGAATGAATCAACTACCACTACCACTACTAACAGCAACAGCAAGAGTAATAGCAATAGTATGCCTATGATGGGAGGACCGCCGCCGGGAAGATAA
- a CDS encoding ABC transporter ATP-binding protein — protein MGESQVNALRGIDLTVAEGEMVAIMGSSGSGKSTLLNIIGCLDRPTAGDYYLDGENVSGLDKNRLAAVRNKRIGFVFQGFNLLGRMTVQANIQLPMIYAGTNKNEMDARAKEALNWVGLSKYLGHYPNQMSGGQQQRVAIARALVNNPSLILADEPTGALDSRTSIEIVSIIQQLNIEKGITVVMVTHEKDISQYCRRLVNLRDGRITEDAPVLNQRNAAADLAAFPKETEAGA, from the coding sequence ATGGGGGAATCCCAGGTTAACGCTTTAAGAGGCATCGACCTAACCGTCGCCGAAGGAGAAATGGTGGCGATCATGGGCTCCTCCGGTTCCGGCAAAAGCACCTTGTTGAATATTATCGGCTGCCTGGACAGACCAACGGCAGGCGACTATTACCTCGACGGAGAAAACGTCTCCGGCCTGGACAAAAACCGGCTGGCCGCCGTCCGCAACAAGAGAATCGGTTTTGTATTCCAGGGTTTCAACCTCCTGGGCAGGATGACCGTGCAGGCCAACATTCAGCTGCCGATGATCTACGCCGGGACTAATAAGAATGAAATGGACGCCAGGGCTAAAGAAGCCCTGAACTGGGTCGGGCTTTCAAAGTACCTCGGCCATTATCCCAACCAGATGTCGGGCGGCCAGCAGCAAAGGGTCGCCATCGCCCGCGCCCTGGTGAACAACCCTTCATTGATCCTGGCGGACGAACCCACCGGAGCACTGGACTCAAGAACGAGTATAGAGATAGTTTCAATCATACAGCAATTGAATATTGAAAAAGGCATTACCGTGGTCATGGTTACCCATGAAAAAGACATCTCACAATACTGCCGTCGCTTGGTTAATTTAAGGGACGGCCGCATTACGGAAGATGCCCCTGTATTAAACCAACGGAACGCCGCTGCGGATCTGGCGGCTTTCCCGAAGGAAACGGAGGCCGGCGCATGA
- a CDS encoding ABC transporter permease, which produces MNLGNNFEVAVNGIKANKLRSSLTMLGIIIGVSAVIIMISVGQGASKKISDQISSMGSNLLMVSPGAGQGAVRGSGGNVNTLTVEDAEAIAGLNKVAYVAPELSSSATVGYASQTWTTQFDGTTPEYQLIKDWPTTSGSFFTEDDVAGATPVAVLGKTVVDNLYPDGTDPVGTTVRINKLSFTVVGVLKSKSASMGGQDQDDVIYIPITTAQRRMLGVKYVRMINVQADTQESMSYVQGSIETLLRQRHRLTGVNSDDFNVRNMASLLETVESTSAILTLFLAGVAAISLLVGGIGIMNIMLVSVTERTREIGLRMAVGATESDIRNQFLVEALALCLVGGLAGILIGISGSKIISAFAGWQTTITISSILLSTGFSAAIGIFFGYYPAKKAAGLDPIEALRFEK; this is translated from the coding sequence ATGAATCTCGGCAACAATTTTGAAGTGGCGGTAAACGGCATAAAGGCAAACAAGCTAAGATCTTCCCTGACGATGCTCGGCATTATTATCGGCGTTTCGGCCGTAATCATCATGATTTCCGTGGGGCAGGGCGCCAGCAAAAAGATCTCGGACCAGATTTCCAGCATGGGCTCGAATTTGCTGATGGTATCTCCCGGGGCCGGTCAGGGAGCGGTCCGGGGTTCCGGGGGAAATGTGAACACGCTAACCGTTGAAGATGCTGAAGCGATAGCCGGGCTGAACAAGGTGGCCTATGTGGCGCCCGAGCTAAGTTCAAGCGCCACTGTCGGGTACGCCAGCCAGACCTGGACCACTCAGTTTGACGGGACCACGCCGGAATATCAACTAATCAAGGACTGGCCGACCACTTCGGGTTCTTTTTTCACGGAAGATGACGTGGCGGGAGCCACCCCGGTGGCGGTACTGGGCAAAACGGTGGTTGACAATCTCTATCCCGACGGCACGGACCCGGTGGGCACAACCGTCAGGATTAACAAACTGAGCTTTACCGTGGTTGGTGTGCTAAAATCCAAAAGCGCCTCCATGGGCGGCCAGGACCAGGACGACGTGATCTACATACCTATAACAACTGCTCAAAGGAGAATGCTGGGCGTAAAGTACGTGCGGATGATTAACGTGCAGGCCGACACTCAGGAAAGCATGAGTTATGTCCAGGGTAGCATTGAGACTCTTTTGCGGCAAAGACACCGCTTGACGGGGGTTAATTCCGACGATTTCAACGTGCGCAACATGGCATCTCTACTGGAAACAGTTGAAAGCACCTCCGCCATACTGACTTTGTTTCTGGCCGGTGTGGCGGCGATATCCTTGCTGGTGGGCGGCATCGGCATCATGAATATCATGCTGGTTTCGGTGACGGAGAGAACGAGGGAGATCGGACTACGCATGGCGGTGGGCGCTACTGAGAGCGACATCCGCAACCAGTTCCTGGTGGAGGCTCTCGCTCTGTGCCTGGTTGGCGGTCTGGCGGGAATACTGATCGGGATATCCGGCTCAAAAATCATTTCAGCGTTTGCCGGCTGGCAAACCACAATTACAATCTCGTCCATTCTTCTTTCCACCGGTTTTTCGGCGGCAATCGGGATTTTCTTCGGCTACTACCCCGCTAAAAAAGCGGCGGGACTTGACCCCATTGAAGCGCTGCGTTTTGAAAAGTAA
- a CDS encoding phage-shock protein — translation MGGRLNSLTDVLKKTLFFFESLSVTELTPYVHRKMLKDYSLLQVEDKVNLCLSQHPCFYREKDIWHLNLEGQRENDQFYSLLLKRGQPLNLRDLLKNGNTKKRKSKKILAEEVLLISDGRFIQLDNGYWGLTEWEVEASHYSLKHLVIKAMKMHPGGLSTQQLYEIVNTWRTTGIKIIEGVLLKFPYFEQVGEGVWSYNPNVQLIYEDLLKKFIGLIGRQKLRWRRDRSRWRARIESMQQNLQEAMAGQEEVAAALAEKMELAGQHDYMLSQMAEKDLLLSLRKREIMRYREHLKKLESKSDSILYQCRLWVARAREAEENVAKIKNLLVKNQNNLEGLFTKLQQYKEKDRENKARLVELKEQHTIKVAELQTEIVELKQKIERKRASMAMEERRMLEEINDLSNALKKALKVEEEQQRAYLMVQQELAAAKDGYRVLERQVRSPLIRLIIKLSSYFRGYSKRSD, via the coding sequence ATGGGTGGGCGGCTGAATTCACTAACTGATGTTTTAAAAAAAACACTCTTCTTTTTTGAATCGCTTTCGGTAACCGAGCTAACACCTTATGTTCATCGAAAAATGTTAAAAGATTATTCTTTGCTGCAAGTGGAAGATAAAGTTAACCTGTGCCTCAGTCAGCACCCGTGTTTTTACCGGGAAAAAGACATTTGGCATTTAAATTTAGAAGGACAGCGGGAGAATGACCAGTTTTATTCTCTTTTACTTAAACGGGGGCAACCGTTAAACTTGAGGGATCTTCTGAAAAACGGAAATACAAAAAAAAGAAAGTCAAAAAAAATTCTGGCGGAGGAGGTCTTGTTAATCTCCGACGGAAGATTTATTCAGCTTGATAATGGGTATTGGGGGCTTACTGAATGGGAAGTTGAAGCAAGTCATTATTCTCTGAAGCACTTGGTTATCAAAGCAATGAAAATGCATCCGGGCGGTTTGTCCACCCAGCAACTATACGAAATAGTAAACACGTGGAGAACTACGGGGATAAAAATTATTGAAGGGGTGCTGCTGAAGTTTCCATATTTTGAACAAGTAGGGGAAGGTGTTTGGAGCTATAACCCGAATGTTCAGCTTATTTATGAAGATTTATTAAAAAAATTTATTGGTTTGATTGGCAGGCAGAAGCTCAGGTGGCGCCGGGACCGGTCCCGCTGGAGAGCGAGAATAGAGTCTATGCAACAGAATCTGCAGGAGGCTATGGCTGGCCAGGAAGAGGTTGCTGCTGCTCTTGCTGAAAAAATGGAGTTAGCCGGACAACATGATTATATGCTATCTCAAATGGCCGAGAAAGACCTGTTGCTGTCGTTGCGTAAGCGGGAAATCATGCGTTACAGGGAACATTTGAAAAAGTTGGAGTCCAAGTCGGATAGTATTTTGTACCAGTGCCGTCTTTGGGTTGCGAGGGCCCGGGAAGCGGAAGAAAATGTGGCAAAAATTAAAAATCTGCTGGTTAAAAATCAGAACAACCTTGAAGGGCTTTTTACTAAACTTCAGCAATATAAAGAAAAAGACCGTGAAAACAAAGCCAGGCTGGTAGAATTGAAAGAACAGCATACTATTAAAGTAGCTGAATTACAGACTGAAATCGTGGAATTAAAACAGAAGATTGAAAGAAAGAGAGCTTCCATGGCAATGGAAGAGCGAAGAATGCTGGAGGAAATAAACGATTTAAGCAATGCTCTAAAAAAAGCGCTTAAAGTTGAAGAGGAGCAACAAAGGGCATATTTAATGGTTCAGCAGGAACTGGCGGCGGCTAAAGACGGCTACAGGGTTCTTGAAAGGCAAGTGAGAAGTCCTCTTATACGATTGATAATTAAATTATCCTCATATTTTCGCGGCTATTCTAAAAGGTCAGATTAA
- a CDS encoding GNAT family N-acetyltransferase codes for MNTANLKSYSQNTLTGEVFVEGPVSTANLEKMSMNEGLTSFRPADRQKEALLKITELPEGMIYVARIGQEIIGYLTFHYPSKYSRWSKHPRVLELGGIEVSSSWRKKGIGTALLQKAFTNPIVEEYIIVAIEFCWHWDLRGSGLSLLAYHRMLISAFRKVGLTKRATDDPDILEDPANVLAARIGKNVSEEDSLLFENMLLENKKGLLM; via the coding sequence ATGAACACTGCCAATCTCAAATCATATTCACAGAATACTCTTACAGGTGAAGTATTTGTGGAAGGACCGGTCAGCACTGCCAATCTTGAAAAGATGTCAATGAATGAGGGGCTTACCAGCTTCAGGCCGGCAGATAGACAAAAAGAAGCCCTGTTAAAAATAACAGAGTTACCAGAAGGAATGATTTATGTCGCCAGAATCGGTCAGGAAATTATCGGTTATTTGACTTTTCACTATCCAAGCAAGTATAGCCGGTGGAGCAAACACCCGCGCGTTCTGGAACTTGGAGGTATTGAAGTGAGTTCATCCTGGCGCAAAAAGGGGATCGGTACAGCGCTTTTGCAAAAAGCGTTTACCAACCCTATAGTTGAGGAATATATCATTGTAGCTATTGAATTTTGTTGGCATTGGGATTTGAGAGGCAGTGGGTTAAGCCTACTGGCTTATCACAGGATGCTGATCAGTGCCTTTAGGAAAGTTGGTTTAACAAAACGAGCTACCGACGACCCGGATATTTTAGAAGATCCGGCCAACGTACTGGCGGCACGCATCGGCAAGAACGTTAGTGAAGAAGATTCTCTCTTGTTTGAAAACATGCTGCTTGAGAACAAAAAGGGGTTACTAATGTAA